From a region of the Flavobacterium sediminilitoris genome:
- a CDS encoding ComEC/Rec2 family competence protein yields MKLLKFPIITITVSFVLGILANHFLRLPFLVILIFLSISFLVFVYAFLRAKKQLFQNILFGICCYSFVISLGVFSHYLHEEIHYKNHYSKIMKSENNELRGTITSVIKPNSKYNKYLLKINQCNKTEALGKILLYYSKENKEQLSVGQEIWINKKIQPIQKSRNPYQFDYSEYLEKQNIFHQVFCNKGEIVKIKLTKNFDYYIQNLRLNLRNSFTDHKYDETIRSILDALLLGQRSYMDKETIDKYSKAGVIHILAISGLHIGILYFFLAFVLKPIEKIKYGKTLKMIAILSFLWLFAFLTGLPASVTRAVTLFTFVSIGDYYNQQNNVYNAVAVSALILLIFNPNFVFDIGFQLSYAAVISILLFQPFYKRCYFTKNKIGIYFIDIILVSLAAQIGVLPLSLYYFNQLPLLFLVANIVVIPLASCILIFGSFTLLLNFIFKPFALLCGKLLVIFISIMNSYITMISKIKNGIVENISFSAFSTVLLYLFIGTLIYWIYNPKWNTFRNCAFAILIFQLSFIFIKTEENKADELLVFNSKKSLISIKEGNKINVFTNSIEENKGLINDYSRGTFTDSVHIIPLQNVLNYNEERILIIDSMSIYKTKLKPDVIVLIQSPKINLRRLIKEVKPKVIIADNSNPFYKMKKWKETCEQEKIPFHTTVEKGFYRLLK; encoded by the coding sequence ATGAAGCTACTTAAGTTCCCAATAATAACAATTACGGTCAGCTTTGTATTAGGAATTTTAGCAAATCATTTTTTAAGGTTACCATTTTTAGTAATCTTAATTTTTCTTTCAATCTCTTTTTTAGTTTTTGTTTATGCCTTTCTAAGAGCAAAAAAACAACTTTTTCAAAACATATTATTTGGAATTTGTTGTTATTCATTTGTAATCTCCTTAGGAGTGTTTTCTCATTATTTACATGAAGAAATACATTATAAAAATCATTATTCTAAGATAATGAAAAGTGAAAATAATGAATTGAGAGGTACTATCACTTCTGTAATAAAACCAAATAGTAAATACAATAAATATCTTTTAAAAATAAACCAGTGTAATAAAACAGAAGCATTAGGTAAAATTCTTTTATATTATTCAAAAGAAAACAAAGAACAACTCAGTGTAGGTCAGGAAATATGGATTAATAAAAAGATTCAACCGATACAAAAATCTCGTAATCCATATCAATTTGATTATTCAGAATATTTAGAAAAGCAAAACATATTTCACCAAGTATTTTGTAATAAAGGAGAGATTGTGAAAATTAAACTCACTAAGAACTTTGATTATTATATACAAAATTTAAGATTAAACTTAAGGAATAGTTTCACTGATCACAAATATGATGAAACTATAAGATCAATATTAGATGCTTTATTATTAGGACAACGAAGTTATATGGATAAAGAAACTATTGATAAATATTCTAAGGCTGGAGTTATACATATTTTAGCTATTTCTGGACTTCATATAGGTATTCTTTATTTCTTTCTAGCGTTTGTTCTAAAACCGATTGAGAAGATTAAATATGGGAAAACCCTCAAAATGATAGCTATTTTAAGTTTTTTGTGGCTATTTGCTTTTTTAACAGGTTTACCAGCTTCGGTAACAAGAGCAGTTACTTTGTTTACATTTGTTAGTATTGGGGATTATTATAATCAACAAAATAATGTTTACAATGCAGTAGCGGTTTCAGCTTTGATATTACTCATTTTTAATCCAAATTTTGTTTTTGATATAGGATTTCAATTAAGTTATGCTGCTGTAATATCTATACTTTTGTTTCAACCATTTTATAAGAGATGTTATTTTACAAAGAATAAAATAGGAATTTATTTTATAGATATTATTCTAGTTTCATTAGCTGCTCAAATAGGTGTTTTGCCACTAAGTTTGTATTATTTTAATCAATTACCATTATTGTTTTTAGTAGCAAATATTGTTGTTATTCCTTTGGCCAGTTGTATACTAATTTTTGGAAGTTTCACATTGTTGTTGAATTTTATTTTTAAGCCATTTGCATTGCTTTGCGGTAAATTACTTGTCATTTTTATATCTATAATGAATAGTTATATTACCATGATTTCAAAAATAAAGAATGGAATTGTGGAAAATATTTCATTTTCAGCATTTTCAACAGTTTTATTATATTTATTTATTGGGACTTTGATTTATTGGATATATAACCCAAAATGGAATACTTTTAGGAATTGTGCTTTTGCAATTTTAATTTTTCAATTGTCTTTCATTTTTATAAAAACAGAAGAGAACAAGGCTGATGAATTATTAGTTTTTAATAGTAAGAAAAGTTTAATATCTATAAAAGAAGGAAACAAAATAAATGTGTTTACTAATTCTATAGAAGAAAATAAGGGATTAATAAACGATTATTCTCGTGGAACATTTACAGATAGTGTTCATATAATTCCATTACAAAATGTATTAAATTATAATGAAGAAAGGATATTAATTATTGATAGCATGTCTATTTATAAAACAAAATTGAAACCAGATGTAATTGTTTTAATTCAAAGTCCAAAAATTAATTTAAGAAGATTAATTAAAGAGGTAAAACCAAAGGTAATTATTGCAGATAATAGTAATCCTTTTTACAAAATGAAGAAATGGAAAGAAACATGTGAACAAGAAAAAATCCCTTTTCATACAACAGTAGAAAAGGGATTTTATAGGTTATTAAAATGA
- a CDS encoding thioredoxin family protein, translating into MKKILLILFFISFSISNAQELTWHTDMSKASELAIKEKKPMLLFFTGSDWCGWCIRLQKEVLKTTEFEKWAKENVVLVELDFPKRTPQDETIKAQNHQLQNMFQVRGYPTVWFVTPEKKEGKMNLSGLGNTGYVAGGPEKWLTVAKGIVSKTEEK; encoded by the coding sequence ATGAAAAAAATACTCTTAATACTCTTTTTTATAAGTTTCAGTATTAGCAATGCTCAAGAATTAACATGGCATACTGATATGAGTAAAGCATCTGAATTAGCAATCAAAGAGAAAAAACCTATGCTCTTGTTTTTTACTGGTTCAGATTGGTGTGGTTGGTGTATTCGTTTACAGAAAGAGGTTTTAAAAACGACCGAATTTGAAAAATGGGCAAAAGAAAATGTAGTTTTAGTAGAACTAGATTTTCCAAAAAGAACACCTCAAGATGAAACAATTAAAGCTCAAAACCATCAACTACAAAATATGTTTCAAGTAAGAGGCTATCCTACTGTTTGGTTTGTTACTCCTGAAAAAAAGGAAGGAAAAATGAACTTAAGCGGTCTTGGAAATACTGGCTATGTTGCTGGAGGACCAGAAAAATGGTTAACTGTGGCAAAAGGAATTGTTTCTAAAACAGAAGAAAAATAA
- a CDS encoding peptide MFS transporter — protein MSQNSTDQFFKNPVLGHPAGLFVLFFTEMWERFSFYGMRSLLILFLTASFTSGGWEWTRENASALFGSYVGLVYLSTMLGGYFADKIIGFRWAVVVGAVLMTLGHASMAVETEFSIYLGLILLVFGNGFFKPNMTSIISEMYKDRPEKKDGAYTLFYMGVNAGAFFGILLCGYLGEKVGWSYGFGLAGIFMFFGMLQFWLSQNIFGDIGLKPTAESKAKSEAADTDARNPFTKLELGIIAVCSILGLLWIINDPASKISGGAVNIFGFLGENGNNIAIVTALLLFIYLLVTRLMKYSQITREKLIAVTFFAFLTIFFWAIFEQSPNSLTIFASDYTDRVLEGNWSTFFLFINTLITIVPLAIITWVLYLLFKQTFKNYAIANIILATSFVIIWTIAIWMLIKDFYTAGFITLSDSTLEMLKIEKVTKAITEVPATWFSTLNSLFIISLAPLFSKWWESKYNPNANMKYGIGMGLLALGMACVAIGATGIEPGAKTASVSMIWLILVYLFHTMGELCISPVGLSYVSKLVPARMIAFMFGVWYLAVAIGMKGAGMFGEKIDKIANESGLSSFFWMLTIISLVMAALSILMTPVIKKLMHGVR, from the coding sequence ATGAGTCAAAATTCAACAGATCAATTTTTTAAAAATCCTGTCCTAGGACATCCAGCAGGGCTATTTGTATTATTTTTCACAGAAATGTGGGAACGTTTTTCTTTTTATGGAATGCGTTCACTATTAATATTATTTTTAACAGCTTCTTTTACTAGTGGTGGCTGGGAATGGACAAGAGAAAATGCGTCTGCACTTTTTGGTTCTTATGTAGGTTTAGTTTACCTATCAACCATGTTAGGTGGATATTTTGCTGATAAAATTATTGGTTTTAGATGGGCTGTTGTAGTTGGTGCTGTTTTAATGACTTTAGGACATGCTTCTATGGCTGTTGAAACGGAATTTTCAATTTATTTAGGACTTATTTTATTAGTTTTCGGAAATGGTTTCTTTAAACCAAATATGACTTCAATAATTTCTGAAATGTACAAAGACAGACCAGAAAAGAAAGATGGTGCTTACACATTATTCTATATGGGTGTAAATGCTGGTGCATTCTTTGGGATTCTACTTTGTGGTTATTTAGGTGAAAAAGTAGGTTGGAGTTATGGTTTCGGTTTAGCTGGAATTTTTATGTTCTTTGGAATGTTACAATTTTGGTTATCTCAAAACATCTTTGGAGACATTGGATTAAAACCAACAGCAGAAAGTAAAGCAAAATCTGAAGCTGCTGACACAGATGCAAGAAACCCATTCACTAAGTTAGAATTAGGTATTATTGCTGTTTGTTCAATATTAGGTCTATTATGGATCATTAACGATCCTGCTTCTAAAATTTCTGGTGGAGCTGTAAATATATTCGGATTTTTAGGAGAAAATGGAAACAACATTGCTATAGTAACAGCACTATTATTATTTATTTACTTATTAGTGACTCGTTTAATGAAGTATTCTCAAATTACAAGAGAAAAATTAATTGCAGTAACTTTCTTTGCTTTTTTAACCATTTTCTTTTGGGCAATTTTCGAACAATCTCCAAACTCATTAACAATCTTTGCTAGTGATTATACAGATAGAGTATTAGAAGGTAATTGGAGTACATTCTTTCTATTTATTAACACATTAATTACAATTGTCCCTTTAGCAATTATAACGTGGGTTTTATATTTATTATTCAAACAAACATTCAAAAATTACGCAATTGCAAATATTATTTTAGCTACCAGTTTTGTTATTATTTGGACAATCGCAATTTGGATGTTGATTAAAGATTTTTACACCGCAGGGTTTATAACATTGTCAGATTCAACTTTAGAGATGCTAAAAATTGAAAAAGTTACAAAAGCAATTACAGAAGTTCCTGCAACATGGTTTTCAACATTAAACTCTTTGTTCATTATTTCATTAGCTCCATTATTTTCTAAATGGTGGGAAAGTAAATACAATCCAAATGCAAATATGAAATATGGTATTGGAATGGGATTATTAGCATTAGGAATGGCTTGTGTTGCAATTGGAGCAACAGGAATTGAGCCAGGTGCTAAAACGGCTTCTGTAAGTATGATTTGGTTAATTTTAGTATATTTATTCCATACAATGGGTGAGCTGTGTATTTCTCCTGTAGGATTGTCTTACGTGAGTAAATTAGTTCCAGCTAGAATGATTGCTTTTATGTTTGGTGTTTGGTATTTAGCTGTAGCAATTGGTATGAAAGGTGCGGGTATGTTTGGAGAAAAAATTGATAAAATTGCTAATGAATCAGGGTTAAGTTCTTTCTTCTGGATGTTAACAATAATTTCTTTAGTAATGGCTGCTTTGTCAATATTAATGACGCCAGTTATCAAAAAACTAATGCACGGTGTTAGATAA
- a CDS encoding peptide MFS transporter — translation MTNTTIKEKTFFGHPRALFILFFTEMWERFSFYGMKALLIFYLTKYHLFSDDSGNLLIGSYAALVYAVPVIGGFIADKYLGFRKAIVFGGIMLVLGHLGMAYEGNAATQSITGEITRDNTALQIFYFSLALIILGVGFLKANISSLVGELYTVGDKRRDSGFTLFYMGINLGSLLATIVCVWLGEAYGWSYGFGAAGIGMFFGLLTFISGKKLLMGKGESNNPAFLEQKSFGLKNEWLIYIGSILSTLIFWQMVQNHDAVSIALQVAGAVSFLYIVYYAATKLDGKAREQLIALTILIIFTIVFWALFEQAYTSMNLFADRILDRHIFGFELSAGQFLSFNSLFIISLAPVFAWLWVKLGKYNPNTAVKFSLALMLVGLGFGALVMGINVSGLGKVAAIWLILAYLLHTCGELSLSPVGLSAVTKLSPVKIVGFMMGVWFLATASSEFIASVLANIASVDTTNGTAPDLNLAKQSYLKLFEYLFYTGLGFGVLLLALSPVIKKLMHGVDKELNN, via the coding sequence ATGACCAATACAACAATAAAAGAGAAAACTTTTTTTGGACATCCCAGAGCTTTATTCATCTTATTTTTTACAGAGATGTGGGAGCGATTCTCATTTTACGGAATGAAAGCTTTATTAATTTTTTACCTAACAAAGTATCACTTATTTTCTGATGATTCTGGAAATTTATTGATTGGAAGTTATGCAGCATTAGTTTATGCAGTTCCTGTTATTGGAGGATTTATTGCAGATAAATATTTAGGTTTTAGAAAAGCTATTGTTTTTGGTGGAATTATGCTTGTTTTAGGACATTTAGGAATGGCTTATGAGGGAAATGCTGCCACACAATCTATTACAGGAGAAATTACAAGAGATAACACGGCCTTACAAATTTTTTACTTTTCACTAGCCTTAATTATTTTAGGTGTAGGGTTTCTAAAAGCTAATATCTCTTCTTTAGTAGGAGAATTATATACTGTTGGAGATAAACGACGAGACTCTGGGTTCACACTATTCTACATGGGTATAAATCTAGGTTCTCTCTTAGCAACAATTGTTTGTGTATGGTTAGGAGAAGCTTATGGTTGGAGTTATGGATTTGGTGCTGCTGGAATTGGAATGTTTTTCGGATTATTAACCTTTATCTCAGGTAAGAAATTATTAATGGGTAAAGGAGAATCTAACAATCCAGCCTTTTTAGAACAAAAATCATTTGGACTTAAAAACGAGTGGTTAATTTATATTGGAAGTATTTTATCTACATTAATATTTTGGCAAATGGTACAAAATCATGATGCTGTTTCAATAGCTTTACAAGTCGCTGGTGCTGTTTCATTTTTATATATTGTATATTATGCTGCAACAAAATTAGACGGAAAAGCTCGTGAACAATTAATAGCATTAACTATTTTAATCATTTTCACTATTGTCTTTTGGGCTCTGTTTGAGCAAGCCTATACTTCTATGAACCTTTTTGCTGATAGAATTTTAGATCGACATATCTTTGGTTTTGAATTATCAGCAGGACAATTCCTGAGTTTCAATTCCTTATTCATAATTTCATTAGCACCTGTTTTTGCTTGGTTATGGGTAAAATTAGGAAAATATAACCCAAATACAGCCGTTAAATTTTCATTAGCATTAATGTTAGTAGGATTAGGTTTTGGCGCTTTAGTAATGGGAATCAATGTCTCTGGATTAGGAAAAGTAGCTGCTATATGGTTAATCTTAGCTTACCTTTTACATACATGTGGAGAATTAAGTTTATCACCTGTTGGACTTTCTGCGGTTACTAAATTATCCCCAGTAAAAATTGTTGGTTTCATGATGGGAGTTTGGTTCTTAGCAACTGCTAGTTCAGAATTTATAGCTTCTGTATTAGCAAACATAGCTTCTGTAGATACTACAAACGGAACCGCACCAGATTTAAATTTAGCAAAACAAAGTTATTTGAAACTATTTGAATATTTATTTTATACAGGGCTTGGATTTGGAGTTTTATTACTAGCTCTTTCTCCAGTTATCAAAAAATTAATGCACGGAGTAGATAAAGAATTAAACAATTAA
- a CDS encoding peptide MFS transporter: MNSITDKQPELFGHPKGLFYLFFAELWERFSFYGMRALLMLYMVNEIFKALAERDVAAAAVYASYGSLVYASTVIGGRISDKILGMRSSIFLGGILMSLGHFVLAIENDIAFFLALAFIVVGNGFFKPNISTFVGSLYEDGDRRKDSGFTIFYMGINIGGFAAPLLCGWLGQTYGWHYGFGLAGLGMLTGLLFFWSGIKKNVFGDKGLPPNKEIYEKKILGIPQKTFIPIVAFLCAPIIAFLLASYKSIGKEDSFLGDQNIVNILFKVIGVLIFIYLFIILKNSSIEERKKLIMAILITFFMTLFWGFHELSGSVITLFADRNVNLNGIMNASQTNSLNSLVIIALSIPISLLWAYLSKKNLNPRTPYKFGFGLILAGLSFYILSLSGASADENGMVPFSYLLIMYFIISIGELFMSPVGLSKITDLSPKRIVAFMMGIWFLSSAYAFQIVGFISKQLAVESTDINVGGLETLSIYTNGFDLIAKYSLGAGLLVLIFSPLMKKLMGNVH; encoded by the coding sequence ATGAACAGTATTACTGATAAACAGCCTGAATTATTTGGACATCCTAAAGGTTTATTTTATTTGTTCTTCGCAGAACTTTGGGAAAGATTTAGTTTTTATGGAATGAGAGCATTACTAATGCTTTACATGGTTAACGAAATCTTTAAAGCTTTAGCCGAAAGAGATGTAGCTGCTGCTGCTGTTTATGCTTCATATGGCTCACTAGTTTACGCTTCAACTGTTATAGGTGGTCGTATTTCTGATAAAATTTTAGGAATGCGTAGCTCTATTTTTCTTGGTGGAATTTTAATGTCTCTAGGTCATTTTGTCTTAGCAATTGAAAATGACATTGCTTTTTTCCTTGCATTAGCATTCATTGTTGTAGGAAATGGCTTTTTTAAACCAAACATTTCAACTTTCGTTGGTTCATTATACGAAGATGGAGACAGAAGAAAAGATTCTGGATTTACCATTTTTTATATGGGAATTAACATTGGAGGATTTGCTGCACCACTACTATGTGGTTGGCTAGGACAAACGTATGGCTGGCATTATGGTTTTGGTTTAGCAGGATTAGGAATGCTTACTGGATTACTTTTCTTTTGGAGCGGAATAAAAAAGAATGTTTTTGGAGACAAAGGATTACCACCAAATAAAGAAATCTATGAAAAGAAAATTTTAGGAATTCCTCAAAAAACATTTATCCCAATCGTTGCTTTTTTATGCGCACCTATAATAGCATTTTTATTAGCTAGTTATAAATCTATTGGAAAAGAAGATTCTTTTTTAGGAGACCAAAATATCGTAAATATCTTATTTAAAGTTATTGGAGTATTAATTTTTATTTACCTATTCATTATTCTTAAGAATTCAAGTATAGAAGAAAGAAAAAAATTAATCATGGCTATCTTAATTACATTTTTCATGACTCTTTTTTGGGGATTCCATGAGTTGTCTGGAAGTGTAATCACTCTATTTGCAGACAGAAATGTAAATTTAAATGGCATCATGAATGCTAGTCAAACAAATTCATTAAACTCATTAGTTATTATAGCCCTCTCTATTCCAATTTCACTACTTTGGGCTTATCTATCTAAGAAAAACCTTAATCCTAGAACACCTTATAAATTTGGCTTTGGACTAATCTTAGCTGGATTAAGTTTCTATATTCTTTCATTAAGTGGCGCAAGTGCAGATGAGAATGGAATGGTTCCTTTCTCATACCTTTTAATAATGTATTTTATAATTTCAATTGGAGAATTATTCATGTCTCCTGTTGGACTATCCAAAATAACCGATTTATCACCAAAACGCATTGTCGCTTTCATGATGGGAATTTGGTTTCTATCTTCTGCCTACGCATTTCAAATTGTAGGATTTATTTCAAAACAACTAGCTGTTGAAAGTACAGATATTAACGTAGGAGGATTAGAAACACTTTCTATTTATACTAATGGATTTGATTTAATAGCAAAATATTCTCTTGGAGCTGGATTATTAGTCCTTATCTTTTCACCATTAATGAAAAAATTAATGGGCAATGTTCATTAA
- a CDS encoding S9 family peptidase — protein sequence MSLRKITTFLLLVASFSIVAQQNITLEEIWSGAFRTKGMDELHAMKNTNQYTILNFDRSSRSMQIDLYDFGTLEKVNNIIDTKNHKELQSIDSYTFDKTENKILIATNSNPIFRHSFTADYFVYDISSKKLTKFTDKKIQEPTFSSDGSKIAYAFENNLYVYDVISQTHLQITNDGKKNAIINGITDWVYEEEFAFVKAYDWNTSGEKIAFIRFDETNVPEFSMDLYNEGLYPTQSVFKYPKAGEKNAIVSLHIYDLKTNTTKKINLGNYTDFYIPRIKWTNDNNTLSVHVMNRHQNNLDLHFVDANSGNTQIILNEKDKAYIDVTDNLTFLEDNSFIWTSEKDGYNHIYHYDKNGKLKKQITSGNWEVTNYYGFDEKNKTIYYQSVENGSINRDVYSIKINGKSKTRLSSKTGTNNAIFSPNFQYFINTYSSAINAPTFTLNESKTGALIKQIVINNEIEEKLAQYNIAPKEFFTLTTSKGNELNAWMIKPKNFDTSKKYPVFMYQYSGPGSQSVANQWNSSNDYWYYMLAQKGYIVVCVDGRGTGYKGAEFKKVTYKELGKYEVEDQIDAAKIIGNYSYVDKSRIGIFGWSYGGFMSSNCILKGNDVFKTAIAVAPVTSWRYYDSVYTERYMQTPQENASGYDDNSPINHVEKLKGNYLLIHGTADDNVHVQNTMKMIEALVQANKQFDWAIYPDKNHGIYGGKTRLQLYTKMTNFILEKL from the coding sequence ATGTCATTAAGGAAAATTACTACTTTTTTATTGTTAGTCGCTTCGTTTTCAATTGTTGCACAACAAAACATTACGCTTGAAGAAATTTGGTCTGGAGCCTTTAGAACAAAAGGGATGGATGAACTTCATGCAATGAAAAACACAAACCAATATACAATCTTAAATTTTGATAGAAGTTCAAGGTCGATGCAAATAGATTTATATGATTTTGGAACTCTTGAAAAAGTAAACAACATAATTGACACAAAAAACCACAAAGAACTTCAATCTATAGATAGTTACACTTTTGATAAGACAGAGAATAAAATTCTTATTGCTACAAATTCTAATCCAATTTTTAGACATTCTTTTACCGCTGATTATTTTGTGTATGATATTTCATCAAAAAAACTAACAAAATTTACTGATAAAAAAATTCAAGAGCCTACTTTTTCTTCTGATGGTTCAAAAATAGCTTATGCATTTGAAAACAACTTATATGTTTATGATGTAATTTCTCAAACCCATTTACAAATCACAAATGATGGCAAGAAAAATGCTATTATCAATGGTATAACTGATTGGGTTTATGAAGAAGAATTTGCTTTTGTAAAAGCTTATGACTGGAATACTTCAGGTGAAAAAATTGCATTTATTCGATTTGATGAAACAAATGTTCCTGAATTCTCAATGGATTTATACAACGAAGGACTATATCCTACGCAATCTGTTTTCAAATATCCTAAAGCAGGAGAAAAAAACGCAATTGTTTCACTACACATTTATGATTTAAAAACAAATACAACTAAAAAAATTAATTTAGGAAATTATACAGACTTTTATATTCCAAGAATTAAATGGACAAATGACAATAATACTCTAAGCGTTCATGTGATGAATCGCCATCAAAACAACCTAGATTTACATTTTGTTGATGCAAATTCTGGAAATACTCAGATAATTCTAAACGAAAAGGATAAAGCATATATAGACGTTACTGACAATCTTACTTTCTTAGAAGATAATAGTTTCATCTGGACTTCTGAAAAAGATGGATATAACCACATTTATCATTATGATAAAAATGGAAAACTAAAAAAACAAATTACTTCTGGAAACTGGGAAGTAACCAATTATTATGGTTTTGACGAAAAAAACAAAACTATTTATTATCAATCCGTTGAAAATGGATCAATTAATCGCGATGTTTATTCCATTAAAATAAATGGAAAATCTAAAACAAGATTATCTTCTAAAACAGGGACAAACAATGCCATTTTTAGCCCTAATTTTCAATATTTCATAAATACTTATTCTAGCGCAATAAATGCCCCTACATTTACTTTAAATGAATCAAAAACAGGAGCATTAATAAAGCAAATTGTAATAAACAATGAAATAGAAGAAAAACTAGCGCAATACAATATTGCTCCAAAAGAATTTTTCACTCTAACTACTTCTAAAGGAAATGAATTAAATGCATGGATGATTAAACCTAAAAACTTTGATACTTCAAAAAAATATCCAGTATTTATGTATCAATATTCAGGACCAGGATCACAATCTGTAGCGAATCAATGGAATTCATCAAATGATTATTGGTATTACATGTTAGCCCAAAAAGGATACATAGTAGTTTGCGTAGATGGAAGAGGTACTGGTTACAAAGGAGCCGAATTTAAAAAAGTTACGTATAAAGAATTAGGCAAATATGAAGTAGAAGATCAAATTGACGCTGCGAAAATAATTGGAAACTATTCATACGTGGACAAATCAAGAATTGGTATTTTTGGCTGGAGTTATGGTGGTTTTATGAGTAGTAATTGTATATTAAAAGGAAATGATGTATTTAAAACAGCAATTGCTGTTGCTCCAGTTACTAGTTGGAGATATTATGATAGTGTTTACACAGAAAGATACATGCAAACTCCTCAAGAAAACGCAAGTGGTTATGACGACAATTCCCCTATTAATCATGTTGAAAAACTAAAAGGAAATTATCTATTAATTCATGGAACTGCGGATGACAATGTACATGTACAAAATACCATGAAAATGATTGAAGCTTTAGTACAAGCAAATAAACAATTTGACTGGGCTATATATCCTGATAAAAACCATGGAATTTATGGTGGAAAAACTAGACTTCAACTATATACAAAAATGACTAACTTTATCTTAGAAAAGCTATAA